The Candidatus Polarisedimenticolia bacterium genome contains a region encoding:
- a CDS encoding DUF4388 domain-containing protein: METVKKSGTLSEISCPRLLARLHRNRFDGTLRLSRGALLKLLYFQGGEIAMASSNDQADHLAPILIRAGKLKPEQMDLARKSTRPGVSLARVLVQMGFLTSGELFAGARQQLRQIVGSVLPLTDAGYETQEGFFPREITSLNVDTRELLLDLIRDLTDRSFVLLEVGAPDTVYVPATGGNGADTAPLPRRWKELIDHFPHPMAIRDFGQAAGLDDFSASKIVYGLSLLGRLTPEHPPVEETPEAAAVAVSEDAEAMLSAARPSPEPYPSEASSGAEPIRVVSIRDDPEDAEAPMSDVVAPPEPSRRDPLPPPLTSHPAASSIRDMPAESAFSMSASSAQDEQGAASASSAEEETAPEAPHPAAASFPLEPIGEEVPILRTAHLPRSEPSRPWTVLSILSGVVLLALISYWFVFLRAPARASDTAGVSETAPPSETAAPEASPEDVSSAPSGTPQEATAQAQTPPSGATDAAPSAETSEPGAGTPESAPVETSPATPVETTAPHPASSAASPPVPAASPASSPGVEAPRAGAVTSAAWAKARAQLDAGEHAAAARSFSQALRPHAESFTLQIAIACQEESLRKAARGTHPDDPFFVTPFLLQGRSCFRLCFGFYPSIDQAERAAAAIPPVLAEGGIHPVVIALRRITATEGN; the protein is encoded by the coding sequence ATGGAAACGGTGAAGAAGTCGGGCACTCTCTCCGAGATCTCCTGCCCGCGGCTGCTCGCCCGCCTGCACCGCAATCGATTCGACGGAACCCTGCGCCTGTCCCGCGGGGCGCTACTCAAGCTTCTCTATTTCCAGGGCGGTGAGATCGCCATGGCATCCTCCAACGACCAGGCGGACCATCTCGCGCCGATCCTGATCCGTGCCGGAAAGTTGAAGCCGGAGCAAATGGACCTGGCGCGCAAATCGACGCGGCCGGGCGTCTCGCTGGCCCGCGTCCTGGTCCAGATGGGCTTCCTGACCAGCGGCGAGCTGTTCGCCGGCGCGCGCCAGCAGCTGCGGCAGATCGTCGGCAGCGTGCTGCCGCTCACCGATGCCGGCTACGAAACCCAGGAGGGCTTCTTCCCGCGCGAGATCACCTCGCTGAACGTCGACACTCGCGAGCTGCTGCTCGATCTGATCCGAGATTTGACGGATCGGAGCTTCGTGCTGCTCGAGGTGGGAGCCCCGGACACCGTCTATGTCCCTGCGACGGGCGGGAACGGCGCCGACACCGCGCCCCTGCCGCGGCGATGGAAGGAGCTGATCGATCACTTCCCGCATCCCATGGCGATCCGGGATTTCGGACAGGCGGCGGGACTGGACGATTTCTCCGCCAGCAAGATTGTCTACGGCTTGTCGTTGCTGGGACGGCTGACCCCCGAGCACCCTCCGGTGGAAGAGACGCCGGAAGCGGCAGCCGTTGCGGTTTCGGAGGACGCCGAGGCGATGCTGTCCGCCGCAAGGCCGTCTCCGGAGCCGTACCCGTCCGAAGCTTCTTCCGGGGCCGAGCCAATCCGCGTCGTCTCGATACGCGATGACCCCGAAGACGCTGAAGCGCCGATGAGTGATGTCGTGGCTCCCCCTGAGCCGTCCAGGAGGGATCCTTTGCCGCCGCCGCTGACTTCACACCCGGCCGCATCCTCGATTCGCGACATGCCTGCCGAAAGCGCGTTCTCCATGTCCGCTTCTTCGGCTCAGGACGAGCAGGGCGCTGCTTCGGCGAGCTCTGCGGAAGAGGAAACGGCCCCGGAGGCTCCACACCCGGCAGCGGCAAGCTTCCCCCTCGAGCCGATCGGCGAAGAGGTGCCCATCCTGCGGACCGCGCACCTGCCGCGCAGCGAGCCTTCCCGGCCCTGGACCGTTCTGTCGATCCTGAGCGGCGTCGTCCTACTGGCGCTGATTTCCTACTGGTTCGTGTTCCTCCGCGCTCCCGCCCGCGCCTCCGATACCGCGGGTGTGAGCGAAACGGCGCCGCCGAGCGAGACCGCCGCTCCCGAGGCGAGCCCGGAGGATGTCTCCTCGGCGCCCTCCGGGACTCCGCAGGAAGCCACGGCCCAGGCACAGACTCCACCTTCGGGCGCCACCGATGCGGCGCCCTCCGCCGAGACCTCTGAGCCGGGTGCCGGCACGCCCGAAAGCGCTCCCGTCGAGACTTCCCCCGCCACGCCCGTCGAAACGACCGCGCCTCACCCAGCCTCTTCGGCGGCTTCGCCACCCGTGCCGGCGGCGTCTCCTGCATCCTCACCCGGCGTCGAGGCGCCGCGCGCCGGTGCCGTGACATCCGCTGCCTGGGCCAAGGCCCGGGCACAGCTGGATGCCGGCGAGCATGCGGCGGCGGCGCGCTCCTTCTCGCAGGCGCTCCGCCCCCACGCCGAATCATTCACCCTGCAGATTGCCATCGCCTGCCAGGAGGAGTCGCTGCGCAAGGCGGCACGCGGCACGCACCCCGACGATCCGTTCTTCGTGACTCCGTTTCTGCTGCAGGGACGGTCGTGTTTCCGCCTCTGCTTCGGCTTCTACCCCTCCATCGACCAGGCCGAGCGCGCCGCGGCAGCCATTCCCCCGGTCCTGGCGGAAGGCGGCATCCATCCCGTGGTCATCGCGCTGCGCCGGATCACCGCGACGGAGGGCAATTGA
- the nadB gene encoding L-aspartate oxidase — protein sequence MNRHEEFEAVIVGSGIAGLRAAVELAGAGRKTLLVTKDDPTQSNTGYAQGGIAAAWAEDDRAELHYEDTLRAGDGLCDEQAVRVMVEEGPPRIRELIGWGTRFDRDHEKLALAREAAHSRRRVIHAGGDSTGAEIVRSLLARARGLQALTVRASTFSVDLVLQDGRCAGILLQDETSGDVYAALAGCVLLATGGAGRLYRDTTNPPQATGDGVAMGYRAGAVVCDLEFVQFHPTVLIAPGAPRFLLSEALRGEGAVLRNGAGERFMRLYHPDAELAPRDVVARGIVEEMARSGEECVYLDLTGRDPRFVEERFPSITRTCLAFGFDLARDRVPVRPAAHYMMGGLQTDLDGRTSVAGLYAAGEVACTGVHGANRLASNSLLEGVVFGARAAEAMLQEAAAPAPRAAAKLATPRSIPVEEAESRRESVADLMSGNAGVRRRGADLEAALARLREGSVRLASVPLRRAGVEARNLLLVGELVVASAREREESRGAHFRIDFPEKRSAWRRRLARSAPPAEDLPRLD from the coding sequence ATGAATCGGCACGAGGAATTCGAGGCCGTGATCGTAGGGAGCGGAATCGCCGGGCTGCGGGCCGCCGTAGAGCTGGCGGGTGCCGGCAGGAAGACGCTCCTGGTGACCAAGGACGATCCGACGCAGAGCAACACCGGCTATGCCCAGGGCGGCATCGCCGCGGCCTGGGCGGAGGACGACCGGGCGGAGCTGCACTACGAGGACACTCTGCGCGCCGGCGACGGGCTGTGCGACGAGCAGGCGGTCCGGGTCATGGTGGAGGAGGGACCGCCGCGCATCCGCGAGTTGATCGGCTGGGGGACCCGCTTCGATCGCGACCACGAGAAGCTGGCGCTGGCCCGCGAGGCGGCCCACAGCCGCCGGCGCGTGATCCATGCGGGAGGCGATTCCACGGGGGCGGAGATCGTCCGTTCCCTGCTCGCGCGCGCGCGCGGCCTGCAGGCGCTGACGGTTCGCGCCTCCACCTTCAGCGTCGATCTGGTCCTGCAGGACGGGCGCTGCGCCGGAATCCTCCTGCAGGACGAGACCAGCGGCGACGTCTACGCGGCGCTCGCCGGCTGCGTCCTTCTGGCCACGGGGGGTGCGGGGCGCCTGTACCGCGACACCACCAACCCGCCGCAGGCCACCGGGGATGGGGTGGCCATGGGCTATCGGGCCGGCGCCGTCGTCTGCGACCTCGAGTTCGTGCAATTCCATCCAACGGTCCTGATCGCGCCGGGGGCTCCGCGCTTCCTCCTGTCGGAGGCGCTGCGCGGGGAAGGAGCCGTGCTGCGCAACGGCGCAGGGGAGCGCTTCATGCGGCTTTATCATCCCGACGCCGAGCTGGCGCCACGCGACGTGGTGGCGCGCGGCATCGTCGAGGAGATGGCGCGAAGCGGCGAGGAGTGCGTCTATCTCGATCTCACCGGCCGCGACCCGCGGTTCGTGGAGGAGCGCTTTCCGAGCATTACCCGGACCTGCCTCGCCTTCGGCTTCGATCTGGCGCGCGACCGTGTCCCCGTGCGTCCCGCGGCGCACTACATGATGGGAGGATTGCAGACCGATCTGGACGGCCGGACCAGCGTGGCGGGGCTGTACGCCGCCGGGGAGGTGGCCTGCACCGGCGTGCACGGCGCCAACCGCCTGGCGAGCAACTCGCTGCTGGAAGGGGTCGTCTTCGGCGCGCGCGCGGCGGAGGCGATGCTGCAGGAGGCCGCGGCCCCGGCTCCTCGGGCAGCGGCGAAGCTGGCGACACCTCGATCCATTCCCGTCGAGGAGGCTGAGAGCCGGCGGGAGTCGGTTGCCGATCTCATGAGCGGCAACGCCGGCGTGCGGCGCCGGGGCGCCGATCTCGAGGCGGCCCTCGCCCGGTTGCGCGAGGGCTCGGTGCGACTCGCGTCGGTCCCCCTCCGGCGCGCCGGAGTGGAGGCCCGTAACCTGCTGCTGGTCGGAGAGCTGGTGGTGGCCTCGGCGCGCGAGCGGGAGGAAAGCCGCGGCGCGCATTTTCGCATCGATTTTCCGGAGAAGCGGTCCGCGTGGCGACGGCGCCTCGCCCGGAGCGCGCCGCCGGCGGAGGACCTGCCGCGGCTCGATTAG
- the lepB gene encoding signal peptidase I: MSEPSAASSATESSPPKGILRDYLETIVTCVIFVLFARTFVFQQSKIPTGSMIPTLLIGDYIMVNKHVYAPTSFSWERKLLPIRDVRRGDIIVFKYPEEPEKDYIKRVIGIPGDVVEIRHRQLFLNGVLQKEPYVQHIYPQSTNIDADDYAPTKIPPDSFFAMGDNRDNSRDSRAWGFVPRDYIKGRAFVIFWSYEEERDAYLKTGLVDRVLAIWSKITHLFTRTRWARSFDLIR; the protein is encoded by the coding sequence ATGAGCGAGCCCTCCGCCGCCTCATCCGCCACCGAATCCTCCCCGCCCAAGGGGATCCTGCGGGACTATCTCGAGACCATCGTCACCTGCGTCATCTTCGTGCTGTTCGCCCGCACCTTCGTCTTCCAGCAGTCGAAGATCCCGACCGGCTCCATGATCCCGACGCTCCTGATCGGCGACTACATCATGGTCAACAAGCACGTCTATGCTCCCACCAGCTTCTCCTGGGAGCGCAAGCTGCTACCGATCCGCGACGTCCGCCGCGGCGACATCATCGTCTTCAAATATCCCGAGGAGCCTGAGAAGGACTACATCAAGCGGGTCATCGGCATTCCGGGCGACGTGGTCGAGATCCGCCATCGCCAGCTCTTCCTCAACGGTGTCCTGCAGAAAGAGCCCTACGTCCAGCACATCTACCCGCAATCCACCAACATCGACGCCGATGACTACGCGCCCACCAAGATCCCACCCGACAGCTTCTTCGCGATGGGGGACAACCGCGACAACAGCCGCGACTCGCGCGCCTGGGGGTTCGTCCCGCGCGACTACATCAAGGGACGCGCCTTCGTGATCTTCTGGTCCTACGAGGAAGAGCGCGACGCCTACCTGAAGACCGGGCTGGTGGATCGGGTGCTGGCGATCTGGTCGAAGATCACCCACCTGTTCACGCGCACCCGCTGGGCCCGCTCCTTCGATCTGATTCGCTGA
- a CDS encoding LOG family protein: MKSVAVFGSSEPREGEALYEQARRCGWLLARAGLRVVNGGYGGVMEAASRGAREGGGTSVGVTTAAFARGPANSYLSEALDEPDLFLRTRRLIELSDAYIILSGKSGTLAELSFLWALNRSGLLPRTRIVLLGDFWDRFLDSLKSHQMLEAQQLDITTTALTPEQAVEQVAAFLR; the protein is encoded by the coding sequence ATGAAGTCGGTGGCCGTGTTCGGCAGCTCCGAGCCACGGGAAGGAGAGGCCCTCTACGAGCAGGCGCGGCGGTGCGGATGGCTGCTGGCGCGCGCCGGATTGCGCGTCGTCAACGGCGGCTACGGCGGCGTGATGGAAGCGGCGAGCCGCGGCGCCCGTGAAGGCGGGGGGACCTCGGTCGGCGTGACCACCGCGGCCTTCGCGCGCGGACCGGCGAACTCGTACCTCTCGGAAGCGCTCGACGAGCCGGACCTGTTCCTGCGCACCCGCCGTTTGATAGAGCTTTCCGACGCCTATATAATCCTGTCCGGCAAATCCGGAACTCTCGCGGAGCTCTCGTTTCTCTGGGCGCTGAACCGAAGCGGGCTTCTTCCCCGTACGCGGATCGTCCTGCTGGGGGACTTCTGGGACCGCTTCCTGGATTCGCTCAAAAGCCACCAGATGCTCGAAGCGCAACAACTGGACATCACCACGACGGCCCTCACGCCGGAGCAGGCGGTCGAGCAGGTCGCCGCGTTCCTGCGATGA
- a CDS encoding CcmD family protein, whose product MKNLNYLFWAYTIIWVALAAYILTLSVRLRAVSSQLRRLKDRLPER is encoded by the coding sequence ATGAAGAACCTGAACTACCTGTTCTGGGCCTACACGATTATCTGGGTCGCGCTGGCCGCCTACATCCTGACCCTGTCGGTCCGACTGCGCGCCGTCTCCTCGCAGCTGCGACGCCTCAAAGACAGGCTCCCTGAGCGCTGA
- the ccsA gene encoding cytochrome c biogenesis protein CcsA, protein MERLEKTVHAIERILFFPVFLLMIACLYGVFRVVPNEVTMGVVQRIFYFHVPSAWVAFLGFFIVFVASILYLATRNRTWDTLAHAAAELGVLFCAIVLFTGPIWARPAWGTWWTWEARLTTTLVLELVFVAYLILRSQAETPEQGARLCAVTGIVGFLDVPLIYFSVKIWRGHHPIVFKAGGGEGLEPVMLKVFLLCMLTMTLFFTLLVCLRFRLGLLQEALAEAREREGLPGA, encoded by the coding sequence ATGGAGCGCCTCGAAAAGACCGTCCACGCCATCGAGCGGATCCTGTTCTTTCCGGTGTTTCTCCTGATGATCGCCTGCTTGTACGGGGTCTTCCGGGTAGTGCCGAACGAAGTGACGATGGGAGTGGTGCAGCGCATCTTTTATTTCCACGTCCCCTCCGCCTGGGTGGCGTTCCTTGGGTTCTTCATCGTCTTCGTCGCCAGCATCCTCTATCTCGCCACGCGCAACCGCACCTGGGACACGCTGGCCCACGCCGCGGCGGAGCTCGGAGTCCTGTTCTGCGCCATCGTGCTTTTCACCGGGCCGATCTGGGCGCGCCCCGCCTGGGGCACCTGGTGGACCTGGGAGGCGCGGCTCACCACCACCCTTGTCCTCGAGCTGGTCTTCGTCGCCTATCTGATCCTGCGCTCGCAAGCCGAGACGCCCGAGCAGGGCGCTCGGCTGTGCGCCGTCACCGGAATCGTCGGTTTCCTTGACGTGCCGCTGATCTACTTCTCGGTGAAGATCTGGCGGGGACACCATCCCATCGTGTTCAAGGCGGGCGGCGGCGAGGGGCTGGAGCCGGTCATGCTTAAGGTGTTCCTGCTGTGCATGCTCACCATGACGCTGTTCTTCACCCTGCTTGTCTGTCTGCGATTCCGACTCGGCCTGCTGCAGGAGGCCCTGGCCGAGGCGAGGGAGCGGGAAGGCCTCCCGGGAGCCTGA
- a CDS encoding heme exporter protein CcmB: MESRWPALTICMKDLRQEVRTRESFTAAFFFALLVQVIFNFAFDFQRLGLGFQDVGAGALWITLTFSAVLSLQNSFLIERERSCLTALALCPCDPSSVFLGKFLANFLFVLIVQVFILPISAVFFGYDLSGAWLPLSSVIAVNAAGFSALGTLFAAVSVRTRRSELMLPLLLLPAATPVIIWGVKATRLCLVGRSFAAYGPLLGLSACFAAAFLAAGVLVFDHVLEE, from the coding sequence TTGGAGAGCCGCTGGCCGGCGCTGACCATCTGCATGAAGGACCTCCGGCAGGAGGTCCGCACGCGAGAGAGCTTTACGGCCGCCTTTTTCTTCGCTCTGCTCGTCCAGGTGATTTTCAATTTCGCCTTCGACTTCCAGCGCCTCGGCCTCGGCTTCCAGGACGTCGGAGCCGGCGCCCTGTGGATCACGCTCACCTTCTCGGCGGTCCTGAGCCTGCAGAACTCGTTTCTGATTGAGCGAGAGAGAAGCTGCCTGACCGCCCTGGCGCTCTGCCCCTGCGATCCCAGCTCGGTCTTCCTGGGAAAGTTCCTGGCCAATTTTCTCTTCGTGCTCATCGTGCAGGTCTTCATCCTGCCGATTTCGGCGGTGTTCTTCGGCTATGATCTGTCCGGCGCCTGGCTGCCGTTGTCTTCCGTGATTGCCGTGAACGCCGCCGGATTCTCAGCCCTGGGGACCTTGTTCGCCGCCGTGTCGGTGCGCACGAGGCGCAGCGAGCTCATGCTGCCTCTGCTTCTCCTTCCGGCCGCGACGCCGGTGATCATCTGGGGAGTCAAGGCCACGCGGCTCTGCCTGGTCGGGCGCTCCTTCGCCGCCTATGGGCCGCTGCTGGGATTGTCCGCCTGCTTCGCGGCCGCCTTCCTGGCGGCCGGCGTCCTGGTCTTCGATCACGTCCTGGAGGAATGA
- the ccmA gene encoding heme ABC exporter ATP-binding protein CcmA gives MSAPFVEAKGLEFGFGLRPVLRGVSLTMRPGESMALFGPNGAGKTTLLRILASLLRPLKGEIAVDGNRLAGHEDRRRWRARIGFLSHHSMLYERLTGRENLLFYARMYGARDTVDRCGSLFAQVGLSGREDDLVGSYSRGMQQRLAVARALVNDPDLLLLDEPFSGLDPQAAASLSILLRKRSAAGKAILFTSHDLRSGYEAAERVAILSGGVLAYQSARHEAGFETLEAAYATHARRGA, from the coding sequence TTGAGCGCTCCCTTCGTCGAGGCGAAGGGACTGGAGTTCGGCTTCGGCCTGCGTCCGGTGTTGCGCGGGGTAAGCTTGACGATGCGTCCGGGGGAGTCGATGGCGCTGTTCGGACCGAACGGCGCCGGGAAAACGACCCTCCTGCGCATCCTGGCCTCCCTGCTCAGGCCCTTGAAAGGCGAGATCGCGGTGGATGGGAATCGTCTCGCCGGTCACGAGGATCGCCGACGCTGGCGGGCACGCATCGGCTTTCTTTCCCATCACAGCATGCTGTACGAGCGTCTGACCGGACGGGAAAATCTGCTGTTCTACGCGCGCATGTACGGCGCACGCGATACGGTCGACCGTTGCGGGAGCCTGTTCGCGCAGGTGGGCCTTTCGGGACGCGAGGACGATCTGGTGGGCAGCTACTCCCGAGGGATGCAGCAGCGTCTGGCGGTGGCCCGCGCCCTGGTCAACGATCCGGACCTCCTCCTTCTGGACGAGCCCTTCTCGGGGCTCGATCCGCAGGCCGCCGCTTCGTTGTCGATCCTTTTGCGGAAACGGAGCGCAGCCGGCAAGGCGATTCTTTTCACGTCGCACGATCTGCGCTCCGGGTACGAAGCCGCCGAGCGCGTCGCGATTCTCTCCGGCGGCGTGCTCGCCTACCAGTCGGCGCGCCACGAGGCGGGCTTCGAGACGCTCGAGGCGGCCTACGCCACGCACGCCCGCCGGGGCGCTTGA
- a CDS encoding cytochrome c-type biogenesis protein CcmH yields MRSIRRLFVAVLLALSAAGAFADAPDGGPVDEITAQIVCDCGCNNLTVKNCTCGKADQVRADVGTRLRSGQSPAQILQAYVDEYGEQILAAPTTEGFNLVGWLAPFAAVLAGAVLLLVVLRRWSRVPWREAPLVQPLPASGIKAPDPSYLKRVQAEMEQSER; encoded by the coding sequence TTGCGTAGCATTCGACGGCTGTTTGTCGCCGTGCTGCTTGCCCTGAGCGCGGCCGGCGCCTTCGCCGATGCACCCGACGGCGGTCCGGTGGATGAGATTACCGCGCAGATCGTCTGCGATTGCGGCTGCAACAATCTCACGGTCAAGAACTGCACCTGCGGCAAGGCGGATCAGGTGCGCGCCGACGTCGGCACTCGCCTCCGCTCGGGCCAGAGCCCCGCTCAGATCCTTCAGGCGTACGTGGACGAGTACGGAGAGCAGATTCTTGCGGCTCCCACGACCGAGGGCTTCAACCTTGTCGGCTGGCTCGCCCCCTTCGCCGCAGTGCTGGCGGGCGCGGTGCTCCTTCTCGTCGTCCTGAGACGCTGGTCGCGCGTTCCCTGGCGGGAGGCCCCGCTGGTGCAGCCGTTGCCCGCCTCAGGGATCAAGGCCCCCGATCCCTCCTATCTGAAACGCGTCCAAGCCGAGATGGAGCAGTCGGAGCGCTGA
- a CDS encoding heme lyase CcmF/NrfE family subunit, with protein MPQFGGLCLILALVLAAWSLVACALGALTRSRSLVQSGERGSLGVTFALVAASVSLWTLFLRDRFDVEYVASYSSRAMPPLFKFTAFWGGHAGSLLLWVLVLSVFSAIVIAQNRRQNRALMPHVVATLSGITTFFLILLNFTSNPFDLLGFTPPDGNGLNPQLQTPLMAIHPPTLYLGYVGVSVPFAFAMGALLSGRVGDVWIRTTRRWTLFAWLFLGVGLLLGGYWAYIELGWGGYWAWDPVENAALMPWLTATAFLHSVMIQEKKRMLKVWNMGLILLTFCLSIFGTFLTRSGVISSVHAFAKSGVGTVLAVFLGIVVTFSVTLLVWRLPRLQSEGRLDSFVSRESSFLFNNLLLVGICFAVFWGTIFPVISEAVRGVKITVGPPFFNTVNLPLALALLALTGICPLIAWRRASAHHLLRIFLYPAAGAALVLVVLLAGGLRDFAPLVAFTLCAFVLGTVAYEFIRGSHARHLSTGERLPAAFAHLVGKNRRRYGGYTVHVGVVLILMGVVGSSFFRRESTFSLRLGESFDMSPYRLTFKDTSSTSDANMDSFIGVLGVERAGHPVAVLRPGRNFYKAFNQPSTEVDIHSTLREDLYLILIDFDPNSGQATFKAYLNPLINWIWIGWMVIFVGTHVAVWPDARERALLARARLVEERTLA; from the coding sequence ATGCCACAGTTCGGCGGCCTCTGTCTGATCCTGGCCCTGGTTCTCGCAGCCTGGTCCCTGGTGGCCTGCGCGCTGGGAGCGCTGACGCGCTCGCGCTCGCTGGTGCAAAGTGGCGAGCGCGGCTCGCTGGGCGTCACCTTCGCCCTGGTCGCCGCCTCCGTATCCCTGTGGACCCTTTTCCTGCGCGACCGCTTCGACGTCGAGTACGTCGCCTCGTACTCCAGCCGGGCGATGCCTCCGCTTTTCAAGTTCACCGCCTTCTGGGGTGGGCACGCCGGCTCGCTCCTGCTCTGGGTTCTCGTCCTATCGGTGTTCTCCGCCATTGTGATCGCGCAAAACCGCAGGCAGAACCGGGCCTTGATGCCGCACGTCGTGGCCACCCTCTCCGGCATCACCACCTTTTTCCTCATCCTCCTGAATTTCACGAGCAATCCGTTCGATCTGCTGGGATTCACCCCGCCCGACGGCAATGGGTTGAACCCGCAGCTGCAGACGCCACTGATGGCGATACACCCGCCGACGCTGTATCTGGGATACGTCGGCGTGTCGGTGCCTTTCGCCTTCGCCATGGGGGCGCTTCTGTCGGGCAGGGTCGGGGACGTCTGGATTCGCACCACTCGGCGCTGGACCCTGTTCGCCTGGCTCTTTCTGGGGGTCGGGCTGCTGCTGGGCGGCTACTGGGCCTACATCGAGCTGGGTTGGGGGGGCTACTGGGCGTGGGATCCGGTCGAGAACGCGGCGCTGATGCCCTGGCTCACGGCGACGGCCTTCCTGCACTCGGTGATGATCCAGGAGAAGAAGCGCATGCTGAAGGTATGGAACATGGGGCTGATTCTCCTCACCTTCTGCCTGTCAATCTTCGGAACCTTCCTGACAAGAAGCGGTGTGATCTCCTCGGTCCATGCCTTCGCCAAGTCCGGCGTGGGCACGGTCCTCGCAGTCTTCCTGGGGATCGTGGTGACGTTCTCCGTGACGCTGCTGGTCTGGCGGCTGCCGCGCCTGCAGAGCGAGGGAAGGCTCGACTCCTTCGTGTCTCGCGAAAGCAGCTTCCTGTTCAACAACCTGCTTCTTGTCGGGATCTGCTTCGCGGTGTTCTGGGGCACCATCTTTCCGGTAATCTCGGAGGCGGTGCGCGGCGTGAAGATCACCGTCGGGCCACCTTTCTTCAACACGGTCAATCTCCCCCTGGCGCTCGCCCTGCTCGCGCTCACGGGAATATGCCCCCTGATCGCCTGGCGTCGCGCCTCGGCACACCACCTGCTGCGCATCTTCCTCTATCCCGCCGCGGGGGCCGCCCTGGTTCTGGTCGTGCTGCTCGCCGGCGGATTGCGCGATTTCGCGCCGCTGGTGGCTTTCACGCTCTGTGCCTTTGTCCTGGGGACCGTGGCGTACGAATTCATCCGGGGCTCACACGCTCGACATCTCTCCACCGGGGAGCGGCTGCCTGCGGCCTTCGCGCACCTCGTCGGCAAGAACCGCCGGCGCTACGGAGGCTACACGGTTCACGTTGGCGTCGTGCTGATTCTCATGGGCGTAGTGGGATCTTCGTTCTTCCGGCGCGAGAGCACCTTCTCGCTGCGTCTGGGAGAATCTTTCGACATGTCGCCCTACCGGCTCACCTTCAAGGACACCTCCTCCACCAGCGACGCGAACATGGATTCGTTCATCGGCGTCCTCGGGGTGGAGCGGGCAGGACATCCGGTGGCGGTCCTGCGCCCGGGACGGAACTTCTACAAGGCCTTCAATCAGCCTTCGACGGAGGTCGACATCCACTCGACCTTGCGCGAGGATCTCTACCTGATCCTCATCGACTTCGATCCGAACAGCGGCCAGGCGACCTTCAAAGCCTATCTCAATCCGCTGATCAACTGGATCTGGATCGGCTGGATGGTGATTTTCGTCGGGACGCACGTCGCCGTCTGGCCCGACGCCAGGGAGCGCGCCCTCCTTGCGCGGGCCCGCCTGGTGGAGGAGCGCACTCTTGCGTAG
- a CDS encoding cytochrome c maturation protein CcmE, producing the protein MRLRFSPKIVICIVILLAAFTALVGLSFRSSMVYYLTVGEFIDHPPSDLDSHFRVNGHVVPGSIVKTSGRLGARFVMTDGTRTLPVVFGKELPDTFVDNAEVVVEGRMRGEAFEAHTLLAKCPSKYESQAKAKMAASP; encoded by the coding sequence GTGCGCCTCCGGTTCAGTCCCAAGATCGTCATCTGCATCGTCATCTTACTGGCGGCCTTCACCGCTCTCGTCGGGCTCAGCTTTCGCAGCTCGATGGTCTACTATCTTACGGTCGGCGAGTTCATCGACCATCCACCCTCCGATCTCGACTCCCACTTCCGCGTGAACGGACATGTGGTTCCGGGAAGTATCGTCAAGACCAGCGGTCGCCTCGGAGCGCGGTTCGTGATGACCGATGGAACCCGCACGCTGCCGGTCGTCTTCGGCAAGGAGCTTCCGGACACCTTCGTGGACAATGCCGAGGTCGTGGTCGAAGGAAGGATGCGCGGCGAGGCGTTCGAGGCCCATACCCTGCTGGCGAAATGTCCTTCGAAGTACGAGAGTCAGGCCAAGGCAAAGATGGCCGCTTCCCCCTGA
- the greA gene encoding transcription elongation factor GreA — MFRQAIERLEKELRALEREFRHDLPQEIKKALAMGDLRENAEYHAALERQSYVKAKMGQIKKRLSEIAMIKLDSLPKDRVGLGSSVVLFDLKEEKEVHYELVFAEDADVPRGMISITSPIGKGLSGKREGDEVSIQVPSGVKRFEIVSLKTVHQKRPAAARPDEEE, encoded by the coding sequence ATGTTCAGGCAGGCCATCGAGCGTCTGGAAAAAGAGCTCCGCGCCTTGGAAAGGGAATTCCGCCACGACCTCCCCCAGGAAATCAAGAAGGCCCTCGCCATGGGGGACCTGCGCGAGAACGCCGAATACCATGCGGCCCTCGAGCGCCAGAGCTACGTCAAGGCGAAGATGGGGCAGATCAAGAAGCGCCTCTCGGAGATCGCCATGATCAAGCTCGATTCGCTGCCCAAGGACCGCGTAGGGCTCGGTTCCAGCGTTGTGCTGTTCGATCTCAAGGAGGAGAAGGAGGTGCACTACGAGCTGGTTTTCGCGGAGGACGCGGACGTCCCTCGCGGGATGATCTCGATCACCTCGCCGATCGGCAAGGGGCTTTCGGGCAAGCGCGAAGGGGACGAGGTCTCGATCCAGGTCCCCAGCGGCGTGAAGCGCTTCGAGATCGTCTCCTTGAAGACGGTGCACCAGAAGCGGCCGGCGGCCGCCCGGCCCGACGAGGAGGAATAG